Proteins encoded by one window of Anopheles maculipalpis chromosome 2RL, idAnoMacuDA_375_x, whole genome shotgun sequence:
- the LOC126558377 gene encoding sorbitol dehydrogenase-like isoform X2, producing MAPPQQNMAAVCYGRNDLRLVAIAIPEPAFNEVVLEVDSCGICGTDVHFLREGGFGDQKLIRPLVLGHESAGVVRKVGSAVTHLKVGDRVAIEPAAGCRTCDLCKVGKYNICLDGKHCTTQKHDGNCSNYYAQYADCCFKLPDHVTMEEGALLEPLAVAVYAGRRAQIGLGHKVIIFGAGPIGLVCLIAAKAMGATRTVILDLEHAKHRLDIAKKLGVTGVIGIRKGDTEEELVKRIHEILGGPADRVLECSGSQPGMRISIMATRNAGRICLVGLGNKDVQLPMVDAISREIEITTAMRYNHDYPAALEIVASGYVDVKPLVSHHFELQDVHEAFRVASQGEGIKIMIHLVPRDTNNPIKFTN from the exons ATGGCTCCTCCGCAACAGAATATGGCTGCCGTTTGTTACGGCCGGAACGATCTACGGCTGGTGGCGATCGCGATACCCGAACCGGCCTTCAACGAGGTAGTACTCGAGGTGGATAGCTGTGGCATCTGCGGTACGGACGTTCACTTCCTGCGGGAGGGTGGTTTCGGAGATCAAAAGCTTATCCGCCCGCTGGTGCTTGGTCACGAGTCGGCCGGTGTAGTGCGCAAGGTGGGCAGCGCGGTAACGCATCTGAAG GTGGGAGATAGGGTTGCGATTGAACCGGCGGCCGGTTGTCGTACATGTGATCTGTGCAAAGTGGGCAAGTACAACATCTGTCTGGATGGGAAACATTGTACGACGCAGAAGCATGATGGTAACTGCTCGAACTACTACGCGCAGTATGCCGACTGTTGCTTCAAACTGCCGGATCACGTTACGATGGAGGAAGGTGCCCTGCTGGAACCGTTGGCCGTCGCCGTTTATGCTGGACGTCGGGCTCAGATCGGACTGGGGCACAAAGTGATCATCTTCGGTGCCGGGCCGATCGGGCTGGTGTGTTTGATTGCTGCTAAAGCGATGGGAGCTACCAGAACAGTGATTCTGGACCTGGAGCATGCGAAACATCGGCTAGATATCGCGAAAAAGCTTGGCGTTACCGGTGTGATTGGTATTCGGAAGGGGGACACGGAGGAGGAACTCGTCAAACGGATACACGAGATACTGGGTGGTCCAGCTGATCGAGTGTTGGAGTGTTCCGGTTCGCAGCCAGGAATGCGTATATCGATCATGGCTACCAGAAACGCAGGCCGCATCTGTTTAGTCGGACTCGGCAACAAAGACGTACAGCTGCCGATGGTGGATGCCATCTCGCGGGAAATCGAAATCACCACTGCCATGCGTTATAATCACGA TTATCCAGCTGCCCTAGAAATCGTTGCCAGCGGGTACGTCGATGTGAAGCCATTAGTTTCACATCACTTCGAGCTGCAGGACGTGCATGAAGCTTTCCGGGTGGCATCGCAGGGAGAAGGCATCAAAATTATGATCCATCTAGTTCCAAGGGACACTAACAATCCCATCAAATTTACCaactga
- the LOC126558377 gene encoding sorbitol dehydrogenase-like isoform X1 — protein MAPPQQNMAAVCYGRNDLRLVAIAIPEPAFNEVVLEVDSCGICGTDVHFLREGGFGDQKLIRPLVLGHESAGVVRKVGSAVTHLKVGDRVAIEPAAGCRTCDLCKVGKYNICLTGKHCPTKNHDGNCSNYFAHYADCCFKLPDHVTMEEGALLEPLAVGVYAGRRADIRLGNSVIIFGAGPIGLISLIVAKAMGATRTVVLDLAKASKRLDLAKKLGATAVIPIGPSDKEEDIVARIQQVLGGPADRVLECTGCQSGMRISIKATRNAGIVCLVGLGNEEVQLPMVDAISREIQIITVMRYNHDYPAALEIVSSGYVDVKPLVSHHFDLKDVNEAFRVAASGEGMKVMVHLTPRDTNNPKKFVN, from the exons ATGGCTCCTCCGCAACAGAATATGGCTGCCGTTTGTTACGGCCGGAACGATCTACGGCTGGTGGCGATCGCGATACCCGAACCGGCCTTCAACGAGGTAGTACTCGAGGTGGATAGCTGTGGCATCTGCGGTACGGACGTTCACTTCCTGCGGGAGGGTGGTTTCGGAGATCAAAAGCTTATCCGCCCGCTGGTGCTTGGTCACGAGTCGGCCGGTGTAGTGCGCAAGGTGGGCAGCGCGGTAACGCATCTGAAGGTGGGTGATCGGGTAGCGATCGAGCCGGCGGCCGGCTGCCGTACGTGCGATCTGTGCAAGGTGGGCAAGTACAACATCTGCCTGACCGGGAAACATTGTCCGACGAAGAACCACGATGGCAATTGTTCCAACTATTTCGCACACTATGCCGACTGCTGCTTTAAGTTACCGGACCATGTTACGATGGAGGAAGGTGCCCTGCTGGAACCGTTGGCCGTCGGTGTGTATGCTGGACGGCGGGCCGACATTCGGTTGGGGAACAGTGTGATCATTTTCGGTGCCGGGCCGATCGGGTTAATTTCACTGATCGTAGCGAAAGCGATGGGAGCTACCAGAACGGTGGTGCTGGATTTGGCAAAGGCCAGCAAGCGGTTGGATTTGGCCAAAAAGCTTGGTGCCACGGCAGTAATACCGATCGGACCATCGGACAAAGAGGAGGACATCGTGGCAAGGATTCAGCAGGTGTTGGGTGGACCGGCTGATCGAGTGCTGGAGTGTACCGGGTGCCAGTCGGGGATGAGGATCTCCATCAAGGCGACACGGAATGCCGGTATCGTGTGTTTGGTCGGGTTGGGAAATGAGGAGGTCCAGCTGCCGATGGTGGATGCAATTTCTCGCGAAATTCAAATCATAACCGTTATGCGGTACAACCATGA CTATCCGGCAGCCTTAGAAATCGTATCGAGTGGGTACGTCGATGTGAAGCCGCTGGTTTCGCATCACTTTGACTTGAAGGACGTAAACGAAGCATTCCGCGTGGCAGCTTCCGGCGAAGGAATGAAGGTGATGGTGCATCTTACACCGCGGGACACCAATAATCCGAAGAAATTTGTTAACTGA
- the LOC126558384 gene encoding sorbitol dehydrogenase-like, which produces MAQRKDKNLAGVVYGVEDFRVEAIPIPRPRDHEVLIEMDCVGICGSDVHYISHGGFGDYKLKDKLVLGHESSGVVREVGRTVTNLKVGDRVAIEPAIGCRTCRQCKAGRYNLCPEGIYCATTGHGNLCNFYTHAADCCFKLPPNVTMEEGALLEPLAVAVHCCRRGGVSIGSKVLVLGAGPIGLVTMLVAKAMGAAKVCVIDLMESKLELAKTLGADATLAVSGHDAQEDMVKRIHLLLGTAPDISIECTGAEACVQLAIAATVPGGVVTLVGIGAIMQRIPITTALVREIDIRTAFRYANCYPAALAMVANGTIDALKLITHHYDLTESEQAFKTARYGLDGAIKVMIHCQPRNMNNPQRKV; this is translated from the exons ATGGCGCAGCGGAAGGATAAAAATTTGGCCGGTGTGGTGTATGGCGTTGAAGATTTCCGTGTG GAAGCAATCCCTATCCCTCGACCCCGTGATCATGAGGTACTGATCGAGATGGATTGTGTAGGAATTTGTGGCTCGGATGTGCACTACATCTCGCACGGTGGTTTCGGCGATTATAAGCTAAAGGATAAGCTGGTGCTTGGCCACGAATCGTCCGGCGTGGTGAGGGAAGTTGGACGCACTGTGACGAATTTGAAGGTGGGTGATCGTGTCGCGATAGAACCAGCAATTGGCTGTCGTACCTGTCGACAGTGTAAGGCCGGTCGGTACAATCTCTGTCCGGAGGGCATTTACTGTGCGACGACAGGGCACGGGAATTTGTGCAACTTTTACACGCATGCTGCCGATTGCTGCTTTAAGCTGCCCCCGAATGTAACGATGGAAGAAGGCGCACTGTTGGAACCGCTCGCTGTTGCCGTTCACTGCTGTCGGCGGGGTGGAGTCAGCATTGGCAGTAAGGTGCTGGTGCTGGGTGCTGGACCAATTGGGCTCGTTACGATGCTGGTGGCTAAAGCGATGGGAGCGGCCAAGGTGTGCGTCATCGATCTGATGGAGAGTAAGCTCGAGCTGGCGAAAACTCTGGGCGCTGATGCGACCTTGGCTGTCAGTGGACATGACGCGCAGGAGGATATGGTGAAGCGGATCCATCTGTTGCTTGGTACTGCCCCAGACATTAGTATCGAGTGTACTGGGGCGGAAGCGTGCGTACAGCTAGCCATCGCAGCTACTGTGCCGGGCGGTGTGGTGACCCTTGTCGGGATCGGAGCAATAATGCAGCGCATCCCAATAACGACGGCGTTGGTACGCGAGATCGACATCCGAACGGCATTTCGCTATGCAAACTGCTACCCTGCAGCACTGGCCATGGTCGCAAATGGTACGATCGATGCGCTAAAACTCATCACACATCATTACGATCTGACCGAATCGGAACAAGCGTTCAAAACTGCACGGTACGGACTGGATGGAGCGATCAAGGTGATGATCCACTGTCAGCCAAGAAACATGAATAATCCCCAGAGGAAGGTGTAA
- the LOC126558402 gene encoding sorbitol dehydrogenase-like isoform X1 — translation MASKTDNLTAVLYGIEDLRLEQRPIPVPKDDEVLLEMDVVGICGSDVHYLVRGRIGDFIVKKPMVIGHEASGVVTKVGSKVKHLQVGDRVAIEPGYGCRTCEYCKSGAYNLCADMIFCATPPYDGNLTRYFAHPADFCYKLPDHVTMEEGALLEPLSVGVHACRRANVGLGSQVLILGAGPIGLVTLIVAKSMGAGKVLVTDLLQNRLDVAKELGADETLVIPKDASEDELVKKIHELMGGAPDKTIDCSGAEATARLTILATKAGGVGVMVGMGAPEVKLPLVNALAREVDIRGVFRYCNDYPVALSLVASGKVNVKRLITHHFNIEETAKAFHTTRHGVDGAIKVMIHVQPKDKNNPK, via the exons ATGGCCAGCAAAACTGACAACCTGACTGCCGTACTGTACGGTATTGAGGATCTACGTCTAGAGCAGCGTCCAATTCCAGTGCCCAAAGATGACG agGTTCTGCTGGAGATGGATGTCGTAGGCATCTGTGGCTCGGATGTGCACTACCTGGTACGGGGTCGCATCGGAGATTTTATCGTGAAAAAACCCATGGTCATAGGCCACGAAGCTTCGGGTGTTGTGACCAAGGTAGGGTCCAAGGTGAAGCACCTGCAAGTGGGTGATCGTGTTGCGATCGAACCAGGTTACGGTTGTCGTACGTGTGAATACTGCAAGAGTGGTGCGTACAATCTCTGTGCTGATATGATATTCTGTGCCACACCTCCATATGATGGCAATCTCACCAGGTACTTTGCTCATCCGGCCGACTTTTGCTATAAACTTCCGGACCACGTCACCATGGAGGAGGGAGCCCTACTGGAACCACTCTCAGTCGGTGTGCATGCTTGTCGCCGTGCAAACGTTGGGCTAGGTTCGCAGGTTTTGATTCTCGGCGCGGGGCCAATCGGGCTGGTAACGCTCATAGTGGCCAAATCGATGGGTGCTGGTAAAGTGCTCGTTACCGATCTGCTTCAAAATCGGCTGGATGTAGCAAAGGAGCTGGGTGCGGATGAAACGCTCGTCATACCGAAGGATGCGTCCGAGGACGAGCTGGTAAAGAAAATTCATGAGCTTATGGGTGGAGCGCCAGATAAAACGATCGATTGCAGTGGTGCGGAAGCAACGGCTAGACTAACGATCCTTGCCACCAAGGCTGGTGGGGTTGGTGTAATGGTGGGCATGGGTGCTCCTGAGGTGAAGTTACCGCTGGTAAACGCGCTTGCACGCGAAGTAGATATCCGGGGCGTGTTCCGGTATTGTAACGA CTACCCGGTGGCGTTAAGTCTAGTGGCTAGCGGTAAAGTGAACGTAAAGCGGCTTATCAcccatcattttaacattgaAGAAACGGCCAAAGCGTTCCATACGACGCGCCACGGAGTGGATGGTGCAATAAAGGTAATGATCCATGTACAaccaaaagataaaaataatccgAAATAG
- the LOC126558402 gene encoding sorbitol dehydrogenase-like isoform X2: MDVVGICGSDVHYLVRGRIGDFIVKKPMVIGHEASGVVTKVGSKVKHLQVGDRVAIEPGYGCRTCEYCKSGAYNLCADMIFCATPPYDGNLTRYFAHPADFCYKLPDHVTMEEGALLEPLSVGVHACRRANVGLGSQVLILGAGPIGLVTLIVAKSMGAGKVLVTDLLQNRLDVAKELGADETLVIPKDASEDELVKKIHELMGGAPDKTIDCSGAEATARLTILATKAGGVGVMVGMGAPEVKLPLVNALAREVDIRGVFRYCNDYPVALSLVASGKVNVKRLITHHFNIEETAKAFHTTRHGVDGAIKVMIHVQPKDKNNPK, translated from the exons ATGGATGTCGTAGGCATCTGTGGCTCGGATGTGCACTACCTGGTACGGGGTCGCATCGGAGATTTTATCGTGAAAAAACCCATGGTCATAGGCCACGAAGCTTCGGGTGTTGTGACCAAGGTAGGGTCCAAGGTGAAGCACCTGCAAGTGGGTGATCGTGTTGCGATCGAACCAGGTTACGGTTGTCGTACGTGTGAATACTGCAAGAGTGGTGCGTACAATCTCTGTGCTGATATGATATTCTGTGCCACACCTCCATATGATGGCAATCTCACCAGGTACTTTGCTCATCCGGCCGACTTTTGCTATAAACTTCCGGACCACGTCACCATGGAGGAGGGAGCCCTACTGGAACCACTCTCAGTCGGTGTGCATGCTTGTCGCCGTGCAAACGTTGGGCTAGGTTCGCAGGTTTTGATTCTCGGCGCGGGGCCAATCGGGCTGGTAACGCTCATAGTGGCCAAATCGATGGGTGCTGGTAAAGTGCTCGTTACCGATCTGCTTCAAAATCGGCTGGATGTAGCAAAGGAGCTGGGTGCGGATGAAACGCTCGTCATACCGAAGGATGCGTCCGAGGACGAGCTGGTAAAGAAAATTCATGAGCTTATGGGTGGAGCGCCAGATAAAACGATCGATTGCAGTGGTGCGGAAGCAACGGCTAGACTAACGATCCTTGCCACCAAGGCTGGTGGGGTTGGTGTAATGGTGGGCATGGGTGCTCCTGAGGTGAAGTTACCGCTGGTAAACGCGCTTGCACGCGAAGTAGATATCCGGGGCGTGTTCCGGTATTGTAACGA CTACCCGGTGGCGTTAAGTCTAGTGGCTAGCGGTAAAGTGAACGTAAAGCGGCTTATCAcccatcattttaacattgaAGAAACGGCCAAAGCGTTCCATACGACGCGCCACGGAGTGGATGGTGCAATAAAGGTAATGATCCATGTACAaccaaaagataaaaataatccgAAATAG
- the LOC126558812 gene encoding uncharacterized protein LOC126558812, whose translation MNVIQSNISTTIRSFNISDDIRIEVKKFRTNASIDEVDIEDDEDDISVIQKIHKTFADPHSTTFDPVTLKSIIARLDEIEKKLENVVYMNQQADALEAAARQTGIVNIPSTGGVIVGSTGDEGLELKLELDSDSELIGEFIEQDELKLVEFPINRIEELKELEESITTDQESFVSLVNFIGGTVQKYNRNLELVLKDFITEALINELGYSTTKESMLSFYIFNQLLYDIWKNEYSTINDYNNKLKNIVIKTQNRFLRMSKAKK comes from the exons ATGAATGTGATACAATCGAACATCTCCACCACAATAAGAAGTTTCAACATTTCCGATGATATCCGAATAGAGGTGAAAAAGTTCCGTACCAATGCGAGCATCGACGAGGTGGACATAGAAGACGACGAGGATGATATTT CCGTTATACAGAAAATTCACAAAACCTTTGCTGATCCGCACAGCACCACGTTCGATCCGGTCACGTTGAAATCGATCATTGCCCGGCTGGACGAGATTGAAAAGAAGCTGGAAAATGTGGTGTACATGAACCAGCAGGCGGACGCACTCGAAGCCGCCGCACGGCAAACCGGGATCGTTAATATACCTTCCACCGGGGGTGTGATTGTAGGCAGTACGGGTGATGAAGGATTGGAGCTTAAGCTGGAGCTTGATTCGGATAGTGAGCTGATTGGGGAATTTATCGAACAGGACGAGCTGAAGCTGGTTGAGTTCCCGATCAATCGAATCGAGGAACTAAAAGAGCTAGAGGAATCCATCACAACGGATCAGGAGTCATTTGTTTCGCTG GTAAATTTCATTGGTGGGACTGTGCAAAAGTATAACCGAAATTTGGAATTGGTGCTGAAGGACTTTATCACGGAAGCACTAATCAACGAGCTTGGCTACAGTACCACGAAGGAATCGATGCTTTCGTTCTACATCTTTAATCAGCTGCTTTACG ATATCTGGAAAAATGAGTACTCGACCATCAACGACTACAATAACAAGCTGAAGAACATCgtaattaaaacacaaaatagatTTTTACGTATGAGCAAAGctaagaaataa
- the LOC126558452 gene encoding phosphate carrier protein, mitochondrial-like, whose translation MFSALLDAARNSPFKTPFTKAQCEPGTVAPVRGRSIAAAATDEVEFGSTKFFLLCGLGGIISCGSTHTFVVPLDLVKCRLQVDQAKYKNVFHGFKLTLAEDGSRGLVKGWAPTFFGYSAQGAFKFGLYEVFKVQYANMLGEENAYLYRTWLYLGASASAEFFADMALSPFEAAKVKIQTMPGYANTMREAMPKMMGEEGIMAFYKGLVPLWCRQIPYTMMKFACFEKTVELLYAYVVPKPRDQCSKGEQLIVTFAAGYIAGVFCAIVSHPADVVVSKLNQAKGSSAFDVAKQLGFMGMWNGLMPRIIMIGTLTALQWFIYDGVKVALSIPRPPPPEMPESLKKKLGVQ comes from the exons ATGTTCTCCGCACTGCTGGACGCTGCCCGTAACTCGCCCTTCAAGACGCCGTTCACGAAGGCACAGTGCGAACCTGGAACCGTTGCCCCGGTTCGTGGTCGCTCGATTGCTGCCGCTGCCACCGATGAGGTTGAGTTCGGTTCGACCAAATTCTTCCTGCTTTGCGGTCTCGGTGGTATTATTTCCTGCGGCTCGACGCACACCTTCGTGGTGCCGCTCGATCTCGTCAAGTGTCGGCTGCAGGTCGATCAGGCCAAGTACAAGAATGTGTTCCACGGATTCAAACTGACGCTGGCTGAGGATGGTTCCCGTGGTCTGGTGAAGGGATGGGCACCAACCTTCTTCGGTTACTCGGCACAG GGTGCGTTCAAGTTCGGTCTGTATGAGGTGTTCAAGGTGCAGTACGCCAACATGCTGGGCGAGGAGAATGCCTATCTGTACCGCACCTGGCTGTACCTGGGGGCATCCGCTTCGGCTGAGTTCTTCGCCGATATGGCGCTATCTCCGTTCGAGGCGGCCAAGGTTAAGATCCAAACCATGCCAGGATACGCCAACACGATGCGTGAAGCTATGCCCAAGATGATGGGCGAGGAGGGTATTATGGCGTTCTACAAGGGTCTGGTTCCGCTGTGGTGTCGTCAGATCCCGTACACCATGATGAAGTTCGCCTGCTTTGAAAAGACCGTTGAACTGCTCTATGC cTATGTTGTGCCGAAGCCACGTGACCAGTGCTCCAAGGGTGAGCAGCTGATTGTAACGTTCGCGGCCGGTTACATTGCCGGTGTGTTCTGTGCCATCGTGTCTCACCCGGCTGATGTGGTGGTTTCGAAGCTGAACCAGGCCAAGGGTTCGTCTGCGTTCGATGTGGCGAAACAGCTCGGATTCATGGGCATGTGGAATGGTCTGATGCCGCGTATTATCATGATCGGTACCCTGACCGCCCTGCAGTGGTTCATCTACGACGGTGTGAAGGTAGCTCTCTCGATCCCGCGCCCACCTCCGCCAGAGATGCCAGAATCGCTGAAAAAGAAGCTTGGAGTGCAGTAA
- the LOC126558443 gene encoding phosphate carrier protein, mitochondrial-like, with protein MFAGLLDAARNSPFRTPFTRVHCDDGSAEKAVVPGRSVQAAASREVEFGSNEFFGLCAVGGILSCGITHTAVVPLDLVKCRLQVDQAKYKNLFHGFKVTIAEEGARGLAKGWAPTFFGYSAQGAFKFGLYEVFKIQYAGMIGEENAYLYRTWVYLGASASAEFFADIALAPLEAAKVKIQTMPGYANTMRQAMPKMMGEEGVMAFYKGLVPLWCRQIPYTMMKFACFEKTVELLYKHVVPKPRDQCSKGEQLVVTFAAGYIAGVFCAVVSHPADVVVSKLNQAKGSSAFDVAKQLGFMGMWNGLTPRIIMIGTLTALQWFIYDGVKVALSIPRPPPPEMPESLKKKLNVE; from the exons ATGTTTGCCGGACTACTGGATGCCGCACGGAACTCACCCTTCCGCACACCGTTCACACGTGTCCATTGCGACGATGGCAGCGCGGAAAAGGCCGTCGTACCCGGCCGCTCGGTCCAGGCGGCCGCTAGCCGCGAGGTAGAGTTCGGTTCGAACGAATTCTTCGGTCTGTGCGCGGTCGGTGGTATCCTGTCGTGCGGTATCACGCACACGGCCGTCGTCCCGCTCGATCTGGTCAAGTGCCGGCTGCAGGTCGACCAGGCCAAGTACAAGAATCTGTTCCATGGATTCAAGGTCACCATCGCGGAGGAGGGAGCTCGCGGTTTGGCCAAGGGATGGGCACCGACCTTCTTCGGTTATTCGGCACag GGTGCTTTCAAATTCGGTCTGTATGAAGTATTCAAAATCCAGTACGCTGGCATGATCGGCGAGGAGAATGCCTACCTTTACCGTACCTGGGTGTATCTGGGAGCTTCGGCTTCGGCTGAATTCTTCGCCGATATTGCACTGGCACCGCTGGAGGCGGCCAAGGTTAAGATCCAAACCATGCCAGGATACGCCAACACGATGCGACAGGCAATGCCGAAAATGATGGGCGAGGAGGGCGTGATGGCGTTCTACAAGGGTCTGGTGCCGCTGTGGTGTCGTCAGATCCCGTACACCATGATGAAGTTCGCCTGCTTCGAAAAGACCGTTGAACTGTTGTACAA ACACGTTGTACCGAAGCCACGTGACCAGTGCTCTAAGGGTGAACAGCTGGTAGTGACGTTCGCGGCCGGTTACATTGCCGGTGTGTTCTGTGCCGTCGTTTCGCATCCTGCCGATGTGGTCGTATCGAAGCTGAACCAGGCCAAGGGATCGTCCGCATTCGATGTGGCGAAGCAGCTCGGATTCATGGGCATGTGGAACGGTTTGACGCCGCGTATCATCATGATCGGTACCCTGACCGCCCTGCAGTGGTTCATCTACGACGGTGTGAAGGTAGCCCTCTCGATCCCGCGCCCACCTCCGCCAGAGATGCCAGAATCGCTGAAAAAGAAGCTGAACGTAGAGTAA